In the genome of Limanda limanda chromosome 15, fLimLim1.1, whole genome shotgun sequence, one region contains:
- the actn2b gene encoding alpha-actinin-2b isoform X5, whose amino-acid sequence MTQLETTVHYDNGFEEVYMTQEDEWDRDMLLDPAWEQQQRKTFTAWCNSHLRKAGTQIENIEEDFRNGLKLMLLLEVISGERLPKPDRGKMRFHKIANVNKALDFITSKGVKLVSIGAEEIVDGNVKMTLGMIWTIILRFAIQDISVEETSAKEGLLLWCQRKTAPYRNVNVQNFHVSWKDGLAFCALIHRHRPDLLDYSKLNKDDPMGNLNLAFDLAEKHLDIPKMLDAEDIINTPKPDERAIMTYVSCFYHAFAGAEQAETAANRISKVLGVNQENEKMMEEYERLASELLEWIRRTTPWLENKTPEKTMAEMQRKLEDFRDYRRQHKPPKVQEKCQLEINFNTLQTKLRISNRPAFMPSEGKMVSDIASAWQGLEQAEKGYEEWLLTEIRRLERLDHLAEKFRQKATNHENWAGGKELILSQTDYETATLVEIRALLRKHEAFESDLAAHQDRVEQIAAIAQELNELDYHDVAAVNQRCQSICDLWDKLGTLTQKRRESLERTEKLLETIDQLFLEFAKRSAPFNNWMEGAMEDLQDMFIVHTIEEVQVKKLVPQRDGALQEEMAHQHAHERLRRQFAAQANLIGPWAQTRMEEIARCSMEIGGALEDQMTQLKQCEHVIVAYKPNIDKLEGDHQLIQESLVFDNKHTNYTMEHIRVGWELLLTTIARTINEIETQILTRDAKGISQQQMNEFRSSFSHFDRKKNGAMETDDFRACLISMGYDLGEVEFARIMILVDPSGTGLVSFQSFIDFMTRETADTDTAEQVVASFRILATDKPYILVEELRRELPPEQAEYCIMRMPPYTGHGVPPGALDYTAFSTALYGESDL is encoded by the exons ATGACCCAGCTGGAGACCACGGTCCATTACGACAACGGCTTCGAGGAGGTGTACATGACCCAGGAGGATGAGTGGGACCGGGACATGCTGCTGGATCCGGcctgggagcagcagcagaggaaa ACCTTCACGGCCTGGTGTAACTCCCACCTGAGGAAAGCTGGAACTCAGATTGAAAACATCGAGGAAGACTTCAGGAATGGGCTGAAActaatgctgctgctggaagTTATATCAG GAGAGAGGTTACCCAAGCCAGACAGAGGGAAGATGCGGTTTCACAAGATTGCCAATGTCAACAAAGCTCTGGACTTCATCACGAGCAAAGGAGTGAAACTGGTCTCCATCGGAGCTGAAG AGATTGTGGACGGTAATGTAAAGATGACTCTGGGAATGATCTGGACTATCATCCTCCGCTTCGCCATCCAGGACATTTCTGTGGAAG AAACATCTGCCAAGGAAGGTCTTCTCCTGTGGTGTCAAAGAAAGACTGCCCCCTACAGGAATGTCAATGTCCAAAACTTCCATGTCAG CTGGAAGGATGGCCTGGCCTTCTGCGCCCTGATTCATAGACACAGACCCGACCTGCTCGACTACTCTAAGCTCAACAAG gATGATCCTATGGGGAACCTGAACCTGGCTTTCGACTTAGCTGAGAAACACCTGGACATTCCCAAAATGCTGGACGCAGAAG ATATCATCAACACCCCCAAGCCTGATGAAAGAGCTATCATGACCTACGTGTCCTGCTTTTACCACGCCTTCGCTGGAGCTGAGCAG GCAGAGACGGCTGCGAACAGGATCTCTAAGGTGCTCGGTGTCAACcaggaaaatgagaaaatgatGGAGGAATATGAGAGACTGGCCAGTGAG CTGCTGGAGTGGATCCGCCGCACCACTCCCTGGCTGGAGAACAAGACCCCGGAGAAGACCATGGCAGAGATGCAGCGGAAGCTGGAGGATTTCAGGGACTACAGACGCCAACACAAGCCCCCGAAGGTGCAGGAGAAGTGCCAGCTGGAAATCAACTTCAACACCCTGCAGACCAAGCTGCGCATAAGCAATCGCCCGGCCTTCATGCCCTCTGAGGGGAAGATGGTATCC GACATAGCCAGTGCATGGCAGGGCCTGGAGCAGGCAGAGAAAGGCTACGAGGAATGGCTCCTCACCGAGATCCGTCGGCTCGAGAGACTCGATCACCTGGCAGAAAAGTTCCGCCAAAAAGCCACCAATCACGAGAACTGGGCCGGTG GTAAGGAGCTGATCCTCTCCCAGACGGACTATGAAACAGCCACCCTCGTGGAAATCCGAGCGCTGCTGAGAAAACACGAGGCCTTCGAGAGCGACTTGGCAGCCCACCAGGACCGAGTGGAGCAGATTGCCGCCATCGCACAGGAGCTGAA TGAGCTGGACTACCATGACGTGGCAGCTGTGAACCAGCGCTGCCAGAGCATCTGTGACTTGTGGGACAAGCTGGGAACTCTGACTCAGAAACGGAGAGAGTCACTGGAG CGCACTGAGAAACTCCTGGAGACTATTGATCAGTTGTTCCTGGAGTTTGCCAAGAGGTCTGCTCCTTTCAACAACTGGATGGAAGGAGCCATGGAGGATCTGCAGGACATGTTCATAGTGCATACTATTGAAGAAGTCCAG GTGAAGAAGCTGGTTCCTCAGAGGGATGGTGCCCTCCAGGAGGAGATGGCCCACCAGCATGCCCACGAGAGGCTGAGACGACAGTTTGCTGCACAGGCTAATCTCATTGGACCCTGGGCACAGACCAGGATGGAG GAAATTGCACGCTGCTCGATGGAGATCGGAGGCGCGCTGGAGGACCAGATGACTCAGCTGAAGCAGTGCGAGCACGTCATCGTCGCTTACAAGCCCAACATCGACAAGTTGGAGGGAGACCACCAGCTGATCCAAGAGTCCCTGGTGTTTGACAACAAGCACACCAACTACACTATGGAG CACATCCGTGTCGGGTGGGAGCTGCTCCTCACGACCATCGCCCGAACCATCAATGAGATAGAGACCCAGATCCTGACCCGCGACGCCAAGGGCATCAGCCAGCAGCAGATGAACGAGTTCAGATCCTCCTTCAGCCACTTTGACCGG AAGAAGAATGGAGCGATGGAAACCGATGACTTCAGAGCTTGCCTCATCTCTATGGGATATGACCTG GGAGAAGTTGAGTTTGCCCGTATAATGATACTTGTGGATCCCAGTGGTACTGGACTTGTGTCCTTCCAGTCTTTCATTGACTTTATGACCAGAGAGACCGCTGACACAGACactgctgagcaggttgtggcATCCTTCCGGATCCTGGCTACTGACAAG CCCTACATActagtggaggagctgaggagagagcTTCCCCCAGAGCAAGCAGAGTACTGCATCATGAGGATGCCGCCTTACACCGGCCATGGAGTGCCACCAGGGGCACTGGACTACACTGCCTTCTCCACTGCGCTCTATGGAGAGAGCGACCTTTAA
- the actn2b gene encoding alpha-actinin-2b isoform X6 produces MTQLETTVHYDNGFEEVYMTQEDEWDRDMLLDPAWEQQQRKTFTAWCNSHLRKAGTQIENIEEDFRNGLKLMLLLEVISGERLPKPDRGKMRFHKIANVNKALDFITSKGVKLVSIGAEEIVDGNVKMTLGMIWTIILRFAIQDISVEETSAKEGLLLWCQRKTAPYRNVNVQNFHVSWKDGLAFCALIHRHRPDLLDYSKLNKDDPMGNLNLAFDLAEKHLDIPKMLDAEDIINTPKPDERAIMTYVSCFYHAFAGAEQAETAANRISKVLGVNQENEKMMEEYERLASELLEWIRRTTPWLENKTPEKTMAEMQRKLEDFRDYRRQHKPPKVQEKCQLEINFNTLQTKLRISNRPAFMPSEGKMVSDIASAWQGLEQAEKGYEEWLLTEIRRLERLDHLAEKFRQKATNHENWAGGKELILSQTDYETATLVEIRALLRKHEAFESDLAAHQDRVEQIAAIAQELNELDYHDVAAVNQRCQSICDLWDKLGTLTQKRRESLERTEKLLETIDQLFLEFAKRSAPFNNWMEGAMEDLQDMFIVHTIEEVQVKKLVPQRDGALQEEMAHQHAHERLRRQFAAQANLIGPWAQTRMEEIARCSMEIGGALEDQMTQLKQCEHVIVAYKPNIDKLEGDHQLIQESLVFDNKHTNYTMEHIRVGWELLLTTIARTINEIETQILTRDAKGISQQQMNEFRSSFSHFDRGEVEFARIMILVDPSGTGLVSFQSFIDFMTRETADTDTAEQVVASFRILATDKPYILVEELRRELPPEQAEYCIMRMPPYTGHGVPPGALDYTAFSTALYGESDL; encoded by the exons ATGACCCAGCTGGAGACCACGGTCCATTACGACAACGGCTTCGAGGAGGTGTACATGACCCAGGAGGATGAGTGGGACCGGGACATGCTGCTGGATCCGGcctgggagcagcagcagaggaaa ACCTTCACGGCCTGGTGTAACTCCCACCTGAGGAAAGCTGGAACTCAGATTGAAAACATCGAGGAAGACTTCAGGAATGGGCTGAAActaatgctgctgctggaagTTATATCAG GAGAGAGGTTACCCAAGCCAGACAGAGGGAAGATGCGGTTTCACAAGATTGCCAATGTCAACAAAGCTCTGGACTTCATCACGAGCAAAGGAGTGAAACTGGTCTCCATCGGAGCTGAAG AGATTGTGGACGGTAATGTAAAGATGACTCTGGGAATGATCTGGACTATCATCCTCCGCTTCGCCATCCAGGACATTTCTGTGGAAG AAACATCTGCCAAGGAAGGTCTTCTCCTGTGGTGTCAAAGAAAGACTGCCCCCTACAGGAATGTCAATGTCCAAAACTTCCATGTCAG CTGGAAGGATGGCCTGGCCTTCTGCGCCCTGATTCATAGACACAGACCCGACCTGCTCGACTACTCTAAGCTCAACAAG gATGATCCTATGGGGAACCTGAACCTGGCTTTCGACTTAGCTGAGAAACACCTGGACATTCCCAAAATGCTGGACGCAGAAG ATATCATCAACACCCCCAAGCCTGATGAAAGAGCTATCATGACCTACGTGTCCTGCTTTTACCACGCCTTCGCTGGAGCTGAGCAG GCAGAGACGGCTGCGAACAGGATCTCTAAGGTGCTCGGTGTCAACcaggaaaatgagaaaatgatGGAGGAATATGAGAGACTGGCCAGTGAG CTGCTGGAGTGGATCCGCCGCACCACTCCCTGGCTGGAGAACAAGACCCCGGAGAAGACCATGGCAGAGATGCAGCGGAAGCTGGAGGATTTCAGGGACTACAGACGCCAACACAAGCCCCCGAAGGTGCAGGAGAAGTGCCAGCTGGAAATCAACTTCAACACCCTGCAGACCAAGCTGCGCATAAGCAATCGCCCGGCCTTCATGCCCTCTGAGGGGAAGATGGTATCC GACATAGCCAGTGCATGGCAGGGCCTGGAGCAGGCAGAGAAAGGCTACGAGGAATGGCTCCTCACCGAGATCCGTCGGCTCGAGAGACTCGATCACCTGGCAGAAAAGTTCCGCCAAAAAGCCACCAATCACGAGAACTGGGCCGGTG GTAAGGAGCTGATCCTCTCCCAGACGGACTATGAAACAGCCACCCTCGTGGAAATCCGAGCGCTGCTGAGAAAACACGAGGCCTTCGAGAGCGACTTGGCAGCCCACCAGGACCGAGTGGAGCAGATTGCCGCCATCGCACAGGAGCTGAA TGAGCTGGACTACCATGACGTGGCAGCTGTGAACCAGCGCTGCCAGAGCATCTGTGACTTGTGGGACAAGCTGGGAACTCTGACTCAGAAACGGAGAGAGTCACTGGAG CGCACTGAGAAACTCCTGGAGACTATTGATCAGTTGTTCCTGGAGTTTGCCAAGAGGTCTGCTCCTTTCAACAACTGGATGGAAGGAGCCATGGAGGATCTGCAGGACATGTTCATAGTGCATACTATTGAAGAAGTCCAG GTGAAGAAGCTGGTTCCTCAGAGGGATGGTGCCCTCCAGGAGGAGATGGCCCACCAGCATGCCCACGAGAGGCTGAGACGACAGTTTGCTGCACAGGCTAATCTCATTGGACCCTGGGCACAGACCAGGATGGAG GAAATTGCACGCTGCTCGATGGAGATCGGAGGCGCGCTGGAGGACCAGATGACTCAGCTGAAGCAGTGCGAGCACGTCATCGTCGCTTACAAGCCCAACATCGACAAGTTGGAGGGAGACCACCAGCTGATCCAAGAGTCCCTGGTGTTTGACAACAAGCACACCAACTACACTATGGAG CACATCCGTGTCGGGTGGGAGCTGCTCCTCACGACCATCGCCCGAACCATCAATGAGATAGAGACCCAGATCCTGACCCGCGACGCCAAGGGCATCAGCCAGCAGCAGATGAACGAGTTCAGATCCTCCTTCAGCCACTTTGACCGG GGAGAAGTTGAGTTTGCCCGTATAATGATACTTGTGGATCCCAGTGGTACTGGACTTGTGTCCTTCCAGTCTTTCATTGACTTTATGACCAGAGAGACCGCTGACACAGACactgctgagcaggttgtggcATCCTTCCGGATCCTGGCTACTGACAAG CCCTACATActagtggaggagctgaggagagagcTTCCCCCAGAGCAAGCAGAGTACTGCATCATGAGGATGCCGCCTTACACCGGCCATGGAGTGCCACCAGGGGCACTGGACTACACTGCCTTCTCCACTGCGCTCTATGGAGAGAGCGACCTTTAA